One region of Purpureocillium takamizusanense chromosome 4, complete sequence genomic DNA includes:
- a CDS encoding uncharacterized protein (EggNog:ENOG503NV2M~COG:J~BUSCO:EOG09262JZW) produces MATEEGPSPAAAGNAAGEKKDQKQPAKAQPAAQGEAAAGEKKLSNAELKKKAKEEKAARRAAAKTTQPPPPSGAQGGPSDGKGGKGKGSKQDGHSAAHHHRAASKSVLPPPAIKDNKPKIPECFSHLSMAKRISYMQADKDVHPAVLRLGQRMACFVISDSLTRVETTLLAFKRVITDYSTPHGATLSRHFTSHVLNPQIEYLTACRPMCFSMGNAIRWLKLQISKIDIDLPDSDAKKLLCESIDNFIRERIALADMVIVKEAADMIVEDEVVLTYAHHWLVERALIKAKKDGKTFTVILIDDPFERVGLAHAERLIAAGISVTYATDFGALRTNLKEATLVLTAAEAMFSNGAMYARAGTCDLAVNASDFGLRVVALCETINFTERVSIDSLTYNEIDPENFTDEGFRLMFDTTRDKYITVVVTELGNSSAKSVPAILRKLEEL; encoded by the exons ATGGCGACCGAGGAAGGGCcatcccccgccgccgcgggcaacGCGGCAGGTGAAAAGAAGGACCAGAAGCAGCCGGCCAAGGCCCAGCCCGCAgcgcaaggcgaggcggccgccggcgagaagaagctcTCTAATGCCGAGCTGAAAaagaaggccaaggaggaaaaggcggcgaggagagcggctgcaaagacgacgcagccgcctcctccctcaGGCGCGCAGGGGGGTCCCTCGGATGGCAAGGGCGGTAAGGGCAAGGGAAGCAAGCAGGACGGCCATTCCGCGGCACATCACCATCGCGCCGCGTCCAAGTCCGTCCTGCCGCCCCcggccatcaaggacaacAAGCCCAAGATCCCGGAATGCTTCAGCCATCTGTCCATGGCGAAGCGGATATCCTACATgcaggccgacaaggacgtCCACCCGGCGGTCCTGAGGCTGGGCCAGCGGATGGCCTGTTTTGTCATCAGCGACAGCCTCACAAGAGTCgagacgacgctgctggcgttCAAAAGG GTAATCACCGACTACTCGACTCCTCATGGCGCCACCCTCTCCCGACACTTCACTTCCCACGTCCTCAACCCGCAAATCGAGTACCTCACAGCGTGCCGGCCCATGTGCTTCTCCATGGGCAACGCCATCCGGTGGCTGAAGCTCCAGATCAGTAAGATCGATATCGACCTCCCCGACTCGGACGCCAAGAAGCTGCTGTGCGAGTCCATCGACAACTTCATccgcgagcgcatcgccctcgccgacatggTCATCGTCAAGGAGGCAGCCGACATgatcgtcgaggacgaggtcgtgcTGACCTACGCGCACCACTGGCTCGTCGAGCGGGCCCTgatcaaggccaagaaggacggCAAGACCTTCACGGTCATCCTCATTGACGACCCCTTTGAGCGCGTTGGCCTCGCGCACGCCGAGAggctcatcgccgccggcatcagCGTCACATACGCTACCGACTTTGGCGCCCTGCGCACCAACCTGAAGGAGGCGACGCTCGTGctgaccgccgccgaggccatgttTAGCAACGGCGCCATGTACGCGCGGGCCGGCACCTGCGACCTCGCGGTCAACGCCTCCGACTTTGGcttgcgcgtcgtcgccctgtgCGAGACCATCAACTTCACCGAGCGCGTCTCCATCGACTCGCTCACGTACAACGAGATCGACCCGGAGAACTTCACCGACGAGGGCTTCAGGCTGATGTTTGACACGACGAGGGACAAGTACATTACCGTCGTGGTGACGGAGCTGGGCAACTCTTCTGCCAAGTCGGTTCCCGCCATTCTTAGGAAGCTAGAGGAGCTG